In Setaria viridis chromosome 5, Setaria_viridis_v4.0, whole genome shotgun sequence, the genomic stretch TAGGATCCAAGGAACTAATACAAATCCTGATTTACTTTCCAAGTGAAGAAAGCCTATTAGTCCTATCATCCCGACTTCTGAGTAGCATGCTCGCTTGTCAATATACCACAATTATAGTATTTTATTTTGTCAGGTAGTTCAAATGTTAGTGATTCGCAAATGTATTTTTGGACTGCAAGGAATCAACACAtgtttccttttcttatttAATTTTGAATGCATGGTATGTAAAAAACTAATATTTTCCAATATGATTCCTAATCTTTTAGACAATAGAGTATTTTATAAATGGTACTTGTGAAGTTGAGTCCACAAATGAATATTTCATttaataataatatttatttaatatttcatttaataataatatttatttataaaaaacAGAAGTAGAATCCTGTTAAAAAAAGAACATTTAAATCAAATATATGATCTGGAAACTGGGCCTGTGATTACTCTAGGCAGTAGCTAGCTATCACAGACAGAGCACGTCACGTGTAGAGGACTAGGACAGAGCCAAAGCTGAGTGGTTTGGGAAGTCCTGATCAATTTCAGCTACTGTTTTCTTTAGTAACTGTTTCTGTAATAAAGTCATACTGTATTTGATAGATAATTCTTCTTGGGAACATTTAGATTTCCTATTTTATAAGGGAAGACACTTTTAAAACTCTAATGCTGAAGTTTCATAAATTGTTTCATAATCTTGTTTggttttaagtttttttttccaaaacctACTTATGTTGTCGCATTACATATATTTTCATTTGAAATGTTTAAGTTTGTGAATGCTTCATGACAAACTTATTGTTTCGTTCATGGCCAGTGCTGCTTTCCTGCTAATCTTGCGGCTCATGTATGTGAGCGTTCATACAATCACTCAGAAGTTGGAGCTGCGATATCATGGGATGATGCTCTGCAATCGGGCATGAGGCGCTTTCAACACAAGTATTACAATCTGTTCACCTGCAATTGCCATTCCTTCGTGGCAAACTGCCTGAACCATCTTGCCTACAATGGCTCTGTGGAGTGGAATGTTTTGAATGTGGCGACCCTTGTTTGGTTTCATGGCCAATGGGTGGACAAAATGTCTGTTGTTCGGTCATTCTTACCTTTCTTAACTGTGACATGCATCGGTATTTTAATGGCTGGCTGGTCTTTCCTAGTAGGGATGGCAGCATTCTCTGCTCTTCTGATTGGATGGTTTGTTTTTACAGTATACTGCACTAAGGGCTTGGTGTGTTAATTGATTTATATAAAACTTTTTGACTGAGCTCCGCAAAGAATTCTCGAAATGAACTACTCAAATTACTCACTATCAGGATCATGATCATCCGTTtgaaaattttcagaagaaagcTCCTGTACACAGCGTTTGAGGTTGTCTTAGATTATGATATCCTCAGCCTCTCTGGTTCAGGAAGCCATGCAAGTTCCTCAATTCAATATTGCCTTGTTGAAATGGTCTTGAGATAATTTGGTTCATGGCATGCTAATATTCTTGTCCTGGTTGGCCTAGTGGTTTAAGTTGCCACAACTTTAATCCTTGTAAATACAGTCCTGACAGGTGAACTGATCTCTTATGTAAGATAAAACCACATGCATAGCTCAGCTTCATCATTCCATTCTAAGGAGCACATATTTTAGCATCTGAAATACAATCGAAGTTGTGAGCTCTTAAGCTCGAAACTTCAAGGCCAAAGAGCTCCCCATCCAGAAAAAATAACGGTCTTCTGACAACAATAAACTGTACTCTGCCAAACTacgagaaaaaaaagggaagccTTAAGGTGAAAGTAAAGAAACAACATGTTCGGTACGTAGCTAGAGAAATAGGAGTAGCTGCATAGCGCGTCGGATTCAGAAACTTCACAAATGGAGTAGTGTTCACTGTTCCTAGGGCTGCAGCCTGCACATTCGGCGCAGTCCATATGGTTTTCTACGTGGTTATTTGGATCAGAAACTCGCCGCATTTTGTTACCTTAATGTCACCAAAAGTGATTTCCTCAATGGAGCTTGAAGCTGattttgatgatgaagatgtCAGTTCAAATAATGGATTGCAAGAGTTGTGGCCACTTGGCGAGATAGATCCAAAGAGAGCAAGGTTACCGTGCTGCATTGTCTGGACTCCTCTTCCTATAGTTTCATGGCCACTTGGCGAGATAGAGCTGTGCCCATGTGGAAATCCGAAGCAAGATGTCGGCGCAAATCCTCTGACAAGCCAATCTCCATCCCCCATGACAGCACTCTAAActccgccggcgccctcctctGCACGCAGAAGCGTGGCACGTGGCCCCACGCGAGGACAACACCCGAGTAGGAGACTACTACCTCACTGCCATTGCAGCACCACGGTTGCAAGACACCGCGGTTCTCGACGCGCACCTTGAGAGTGAATGAGGGGGGAACCGGGTCGCCAACGCCAAGTCTTGTGGCGTTTAGTCCCACGAAGTCTGAGACCTCCATGGAGAACTCCGTCGCTTCTCTGGCATGGGTCGCGAGGGCGTAAACCATAATGAGTGCTAGCTACCACGGATAGCAAGGTGGCCGAAGCTAGCGTTATTCGGGCTGCGAGCATGCCTTTCTCCCAGGGGTCCCGTGGCCTGACTGCTACCGGTCGTTTTTCGAGCAAAGAAGTCGTCGTCGTCTATGTCCGCCATGCTTATTTTTGCAACTGGATCGGTGATTGTATTTTTAGTTCGGacgtcacatcaaatattaagaggctaattagaaggactaaatatgagctaattatgaaactaattatacagatggaggctaattcccgagacgaatctattaatcctaattaatccatcattagcacatgtttactgtagcaccacattgtcaaatcatggactaattaggcttaatagattcgtcttgcaaattagcctccatctgtccaattagttttataattagtatgtttaatactcctaattagtatttaaatattcaatgtgacaggaattttaggagctcctaaagaaccaaatgGGGCTACACGGTGAAAGAGACAACCGGGTGTCGTGGACTCGTGGTattcctccgtcctaaaataAATGCACATCTCGCTTCTCGAGAAGTTAAACGTTTTTAAGTTTGAATATAGAAAATAGTATCAACATTTGTATCTTTAGATAAATTTATTAGGAAAGTAAatctaagagcaacttcaagagtactccaaaaaattcttccccaaaactatgtattgggggttctttcaaaaaaaaattccccccaaaacatatcaatccacagcagattgCTAATAAATAGCCTCCAATATTtaaaaacaggccacgtcatcgtattgggcccatcagaagggacgcgcgagcgtgtgggaatcaggattgggggagaaatgccaacgctaaaatatacacggtggtaggctgttttttagcgttgctaaaaaattggggaaggtttgggtggactgttggagttcattttttctccttttttctctaaaaaatgtattggggtaagattagtagcctcttggagttgctctaatagtaattaaatttaaaaatttGACTTCTCGAGAAGTGGGATGTGTgtttattttgggacggagggagtacgtcgTTGTTCGGGAGTTCTGCGAACTGCTAACGGCCCTAGCGACGCGGTTCAGCGGTTGATTGACATGTTGTATTGAGACAGCGTTGCGGCTGCTCTATCTCATTTGCTGAGCGCGTCTACTCCTGATATGACTTGGATGGTGGTCCAAGACGGAAACGAATTCAGTAGCCCAGCcgattcctttccttttttttagccACAGCATTGCTGACCCCTGTTTATCCTCAGAGGCTCAGACATTCTGGAATTCTGCTGTGGTGGCGGGTGCCCTGCAGTTTGGTTTCAGCTGTCTTTGCTGTACTGTGCAGCTCATCCCCAGTTCACGCGCTGCTGCATCTCGCCATAAATCATCCATTCAAGTCTCTGAATTCTTGAAGTAGTGTCaaaagttccggaagctaggctTCACTTTGTTGCCGGCCGTTTTGGCGATCGTCACGGTGAATTGTACGTACCGGGCCCTTCGCACGAAGCAAATCTAATGAACATTTACAGGACACGAGATGCCTCCTATCCTAAGGCGGGGACGCGATCGCCGTCTCGCCGAATGTGCGAGGCAACAGCCGAATCTTCATGCTCTGACCAGCTGGCTAGATTGTTGAGGAGCAGAGAACAGCCGAAAGTAGTGTGAAGTGGTCTTGATCATATCGTCGGATGGATCCCTGATCCAGATCCTGCCCAAGTTTTCCAGCTGTTGGAAGCTGGACCGATATTTTTCTCATAGGCTAACGACAGCAACGGATCACAGTTCAGGACCGTCGACAGGCCGCAATCCCAACTAGCTAGAGACCCCAGACCCTGCAGCGCAAGTGCTCGAGTGTTGGCCCTTTTTCAGTGAGAAGATCTCTAGCCATCAAGCGTCTAAACCTGAACCCCCTCCGTTGCTGTCCATTCTGAGAACCAGCGAGACGACAAACTTTCCACTTTCAGAGTGGTTTGTCCAATCCAacgaggccttgtttagttgcttaaTTTTGGAGATACAAAATTACTATTTTAGCGCTGTAGCACACcgtagtgtttcgtttgtatttgtgaattattgtctaaatattgactaattaggctcaaaagattcgtctcgcaaagtacagcaaaactgtgcaattagtttttgatttcatctacatttaatactccatacatgtaccgcaaatttgatgtgatggtaaatcttcttttttatagtgtcaaagttggaagtttgggaGAAGTCCTGAATTAACGCGAATGAAGCAGGGGCAAGAAGAATTGCTTCCACCTATTGCGCGGCACCGGAGCAGGCGAGGAAACCAGGCGCCGGGTGCCGGCGGTACTCTCCCGGCCTTTTCGCAAACAATCCGTCGCAAAAACTCTGGGGAGACCCGGCCCGCGTCCTCCGAGGAAAaggcaagaaagagaagaaaacgGGGAAAAGCACGGCGAGAGCCTGGAGCCCTGGACTCTCGAATCCCGAGTCCACACGAGCGCGAGCGCGGGCGCGCCGCCATCCTACCCTATAAAATCCGCGCCCACCGTTGCCCTTCTCCTCCCAGCCCTTTGCCATTTCCCTTCTCCGACACGCGCCTCCCGCCCCGCTCTgctccgccgctcctcctcgtcccccgCGTAAGCCCTCGGCTTCTCGCAGTCGCAACCATGACCGACAGGGGCGACGTGCTCGACCTCGCCGCCATCGACGCCAACACCGGTGAGCTCTCGACGCCCTGCTCCGCTTCGTTACTGCTGCTGCTCATCTCCTCTTGCGATTGCGGTTCCGTCTTAACGTTTGCGACGGCGTTttcggttttttttttttccaatgcaGAGCTCACGCCGGAGCAGAAGGCCGCCCTCGTGATGTCGCTGAAGGTATCCTGACTTCTCTCTGCCTCTTTTCCGCTGtcgctttttttttccctctctgcGTGGTGCCGATTCGCTGTGGGCTTTTGTCTGATTCTACTGGCGCTTGTGCAGAACAAGCTGGAGGCGTTGGCCGCGAAGCACACGGATGTGCTCGAGAGCCTCGCTCCTAAGATCAGGAAGCGCGTCGATGTGCTCAGAGAAATTCAGGTAATTCAAAGCGAATCTCTGATGCCATACTCTGTTTTGTGCGTTGGAGCCAGTAGCCACATCTTATTAATCGGAGATGTTGTGATCAGCGTGTTTTGAATGTCAGGCAGTGTCTGCAACTCTGCATGTCCGATCCTTGTGATGTGTAGTTTAAACTAACATGCCGCTacggataaaaaaaaaatcctcaacTCAGTATCCGTCCTGTATCAATAGTTTCGTATGTAGCCCTTGTGTAGGGACGTAGGGTAATTGAATGCCTAATTCATCAGTTTCTTTTGAATTCACACGACTTGAATGGCAGAAATGGGTTTTAATGGCTGTACATTATAAGATGGTAAAATACAACATATTAGCAGCTACATGTATGTTTCTAGTATTTACTACTCATTTTTGAATTATTATTGGTGTGTTTTTGTATTGTGCTTATGTGGTACCTGTCTTATCTCTATCACATCCTGCCATGTTTTGGGTGTATTTTGTTGATTATTAGTGATATTTTGACTGCCACCTTTATTCCAAATGTTGTCCTGTTGCATTGGGCTTATGTTCTTGTGATATCACCTTTGTGTTTTTTTGGATTTCCTTGAGAGAAATATTTCTATACTCCtttgttcaaagttcaaacccaCCACGTTTTGAGCATTTAGTTTATTGTTTGTACTATCTTTGGCTATTGCATTTATTCTGAATGTACTTTAAGCCTATAAAATGGCGTAATAAAATGCGCCAGGTATGCCAGCCAGGTCCTCTTTGAAATGCCCATTTGGCTAGAGATTGTTCATTGACATGCCCTTTGTAAAGATGCTAGATCACATTATATCGCACTTCTAATTCATTATCTATAAAAAGAACATATTGGTCATATTTTACACTTGACTCCCCTGACTTGCTAAATGCCTTGGTGTGAGTTAAACCGTAATAAATCCATTAGAGGATATTTTTTTGAGTAACATAGGTGTATCTGGAAGTCGAGAAAATCACTGAACCCAATTAATTGATTCACATCCATGGACTGTGGTGATTGTGAAGTTGATGTTCCTATTCACTAAGCTTCTGAGTTCATCGGATCTATTTCTCACTCGGAATAACTAATAGCTCCTAAGAATcaatatatgatttttctaGAAAGAAATATGCTGTGATATTTTCTAAAAGATAAATATGCTGTGATCTTTTCGAAAACAAAATTCTCACTTTTGCCTTGGTCTATTTCTGTCTGTTTCGGCATTGTTTCAGAGCAAACATCATGAAATGGAAGCAAAGTTCATTGAGGAAAGAGCTGCACTAGAAGCTAAATACCAGAAACTTTATGAACCACTCTACTCAAAGGTGAGCTCATCTGTATTTATCATATTCTTTGGTAAATTATTAATTGTATAATAATCCATGAATTTGTCACCTCCATTTTACCTGACAAAGTCAACTTATGAAACTTCCTGAACCCTATCTCAAGGAAGTGCTGCTGCTACTCATGCAGTAGTTCAACCATCATATTCACATAATGTTGCATAAATCGTCAGCAATGTTGCTTATGTTCAGTATGAATTCTCCTAAATATAATATCTGTGCTGGTTGGTGACTTTGATGCACATGGAAATTGCAGCGTTATGAAATTGTGACCGGTGTGGTTGAGGTAGATGGCATCACAAAGAGTGGAGATGAGACCATAGCTGAACAGAAAGGTGAATTCAAACAGATTTTTTCCttagaatttttttctttatggGGTTGGCTGTGTGGCAAGGCTAAAATGAAGGCAAAAGTTTGATGTTCTTAAGACTAATGCCTTTACATTTCCTCCAGACAAGGGTGTTCCAGATTTCTGGCTTAATGCAATGAAGAACAATGAAATACTGGCTGAGGAAGTAAGATGATATTAGCTTGTGAATCTCTCCTTTGCTGAGCTGCCAATGTTTTATGTTAATATACTGTATGTACATAAAGTGCATTGGCCTCTATATTGTCACTGGTTTGTGCTGCTAATAATTCCTTTGTTTCTTGGTTTTAGATCCAAATGAGGGATGAGGAAGCTCTAAAGTACCTTAAGAACATCAAATGGTGCAGAATTGATGATCCAAAGGGTTTCAAGATTGAGTTTTCATTTGATACTAATCCTTTTTTCAAAAATTCTGTGTTGACAAAAACTTATCACATGATTGATGAAGACGAGCCCATTCTTGAGAAGGTGATTGGGTACGTGATCACTGACATCTGCAAAAGAACTCCACTTTATTATATAAGGCAATGATACGCAGATCTCGTGCGTATTTGATTAAAAAACTTTATTAGATAAGGGGGATGCCCAAGTCCCAGATCCAAAAAAGGGTCACATAAGATTTGATCAGCATCTTATTTTGGCAAACTGCCTGTTTTTCAGGACTGAAATTGAATGGTATCCTGGAAAGTGTTTGACACAGAAGGTACTACAAAAGAAGCCAAAGAAGGGTTCAAAGCACACTGAACCTATCATAAAGACTGAAGACTGCGAGAGCTTCTTTAATTTCTTCAACCCTCCTCAAGTGCCTGATGACGATTTCATCGATGAGGATACCGTAAGTTGAACTAGGTTAATTATTTTGGATATGCCTTTGTTTGAAAGTTGTCCGATTTATGACTTTTATGTCTGTTGCTTCTATCATTAGGCTGAGCAATTGCAGGACCAAATGGAGCAAGACTACGACATTGGGTAATGCACTTTTTCACTACTATATAAGCTATGCCATTGTGTCTGTCAGCATATCGAGCTTCTATTTGAA encodes the following:
- the LOC117855867 gene encoding protein REVERSION-TO-ETHYLENE SENSITIVITY1; this encodes MSPKVLSSMELEADFDDEGVCSNNGLQELWPLGEIDPKRARFPCCIVWTPLPVVSWLAPYIGHVGICQEDGAVLDFAGSNLVSMDNFAYGSVARYLQLDRKKCCFPANLAAHVCERSYNHSEVGAAISWDDALQSGMRRFQHKYYNLFTCNCHSFVANCLNHLAYNGSVEWNVLNVATLVWFHGQWVDKMSVVRSFLPFLTVTCIGILMAGWSFLVGMAAFSALLIGWFVFTVYCTKGLVC
- the LOC117855145 gene encoding nucleosome assembly protein 1;2: MTDRGDVLDLAAIDANTELTPEQKAALVMSLKNKLEALAAKHTDVLESLAPKIRKRVDVLREIQSKHHEMEAKFIEERAALEAKYQKLYEPLYSKRYEIVTGVVEVDGITKSGDETIAEQKDKGVPDFWLNAMKNNEILAEEIQMRDEEALKYLKNIKWCRIDDPKGFKIEFSFDTNPFFKNSVLTKTYHMIDEDEPILEKVIGTEIEWYPGKCLTQKVLQKKPKKGSKHTEPIIKTEDCESFFNFFNPPQVPDDDFIDEDTAEQLQDQMEQDYDIGSTIRDKIIPHAVSWFTGEAQDEDYDDTILEDDENNSDDDEDDEEEEDNE